One segment of Vicugna pacos chromosome 30, VicPac4, whole genome shotgun sequence DNA contains the following:
- the SERPINB7 gene encoding serpin B7, with translation MASLAAANGEFCFNLFREMANSQGSGNVFFSSLSLFTALALVRLGARGDCAAQVDKMLRFNTFFGRGNSSNTQPGIQSQLKRVLSDINSSHKDYKLSIVNGLFAEKMFDIRKDYIECAEKLYNAKVERVDFTNDIEDTRHKINKWIENETHGKIKNIFHQGTISSAAVMVLVNAVYFKGKWESAFTKSETLNCRFRSPKCPGKAVAMMHQERKFNLSVIKDPSMQVLELRYHGGISMYIMLPENDISQIEKKLTFQNLMDWTNPRKMRYQYVEVFFPQFKIEKNYEAKHYLKALGLRDIFDESRADLSGIAAGGRLYMSKLMHKSYIEVTEEGTEATAATGNDIVEKQLPESTVFRADHPFLFVIRKNDIILFSGKVSCP, from the exons ATGGCCTCCCTTGCTGCAGCAAATGGAGAATTTTGCTTCAACCTGTTCCGAGAGATGGCTAACAGTCAAGGAAGCGGCAACGTgttcttttcctctctgagcctcttcaCCGCCCTGGCCCTGGTTCGTCTGGGCGCAAGAGGTGACTGTGCTGCTCAGGTCGACAAG ATGCTTCGTTTTAATACCTTCTTCGGACGTGGGAATTCTTCTAATACTCAG ccaggAATCCAATCCCAActgaaaagagttctctctgatATAAACTCATCCCACAAGGATTACAAACTCAGCATTGTCAATGGACTTTTTgcagaaaagatgtttgatattCGAAAG GACTACATTGAGTGTGCTGAGAAACTATATAATGCCAAAGTGGAAAGAGTTGACTTTACAAATGATATAGAAGACACcagacataaaattaataaatggattGAAAATGAGACACATG gcAAAATCAAGAACATCTTTCATCAAGGTACCATAAGCTCAGCTGCTGTAATGGTGCTGGTGAATGCTGTGTACTTCAAAGGCAAGTGGGAATCAGCCTTCACCAAGAGTGAGACCCTAAACTGCCGTTTCCGATCACCCAAG TGTCCTGGGAAAGCAGTGGCCATGATGCACCAAGAACGGAAGTTCAATTTGTCTGTCATTAAGGACCCATCCATGCAGGTTCTGGAGCTCAGATATCATGGTGGCATAAGCATGTACATAATGCTGCCTGAGAATGACATATCCCAA attgaaaaaaaactgaCCTTCCAGAATCTAATGGACTGGACCAATCCAAGAAAAATGAGGTATCAATATGTTGAGGTGTTTTTCCCTCAGTTCAAGATAGAGAAGAATTATGAAGCCAAACACTATTTAAAAGCCCTAGGGCTGAGAGATATCTTTGATGAATCCAGAGCTGATCTCTCCGGTATAGCTGCAGGAGGCCGACTATACATGTCAAAACTGATGCACAAGTCTTACATAGAGGTGACCGAGGAAGGCACAGAGGCGACCGCTGCCACGGGAAACGACATCGTAGAAAAGCAGCTCCCAGAGTCCACGGTGTTCCGAGCTGATCACCCATTCCTATTTGTCATCAGGAAGAATGACATCATTTTGTTTAGTGGCAAAGTCTCTTGCCCTTGA